From Piliocolobus tephrosceles isolate RC106 chromosome 16, ASM277652v3, whole genome shotgun sequence, the proteins below share one genomic window:
- the LOC111537419 gene encoding keratin-associated protein 4-8-like isoform X5, whose translation MVSFCCGSVCSEQSCGQGLCQTCCCPSCCQITCCRTTRYHPSCCVSRCCRPRCCQSLCCQPTCCCPSCHISSCCRPSCCVSSCSRPSCYNPHQDLCQETCCSPNCCQTTCCRATCCRPSCCVCCRPCCCLRPVCGRVSCHTTCYRPTCVISTCPRPLCCASSCC comes from the exons ATGGTCAGCTTCTGTTGTGGTTCTGTCTGCTCTGAACAGAGCTGTGGCCAAGGCCTCTGCCAGACGTGCTGCTGCCCCAGCTGCTGCCAGATCACCTGCTGCAGAACGACCCGCTACCATCCCAGCTGCTGTGTGTCCAGGTGCTGCAGGCCACGGTGCTGCCAGTCCCTGTGCTGCCAGCCCACCTGCTGCTGCCCCAGCTGCCACATTTCTAGCTGCTGCCGCCCCAGCTGCTGTGTGTCCAGCTGCTCCAGGCCCAGCTGTTATAATCCCCA CCAAGACCTCTGCCAGGAGACCTGCTGCAGCCCCAACTGCTGTCAGACCACCTGCTGCAGGGCCACGTGCTGTCGCCCCAGCTGCTGTGT CTGCTGCCGCCCCTGCTGCTGCCTGCGTCCAGTCTGTGGCCGAGTCTCCTGCCACACCACTTGCTATCGCCCAACCTGTGTCATCTCCACCTGCCCCCGCCCCTTGTGCTGCGCATCCTCTTGCTGCTGA
- the LOC111537419 gene encoding keratin-associated protein 4-8-like isoform X4: protein MVSFCCGSVCSEQSCGQGLCQTCCCPSCCQITCCRTTRYHPSCCVSRCCRPRCCQSLCCQPTCCCPSCHISSCCRPSCCVSSCSRPSCYNPQCCQSSYCRPFAALLTCCSPNCCQTTCCRATCCRPSCCVSSCCRPSCCESSCCRPCCCLRPVCGRVSCHTTCYRPTCVISTCPRPLCCASSCC, encoded by the exons ATGGTCAGCTTCTGTTGTGGTTCTGTCTGCTCTGAACAGAGCTGTGGCCAAGGCCTCTGCCAGACGTGCTGCTGCCCCAGCTGCTGCCAGATCACCTGCTGCAGAACGACCCGCTACCATCCCAGCTGCTGTGTGTCCAGGTGCTGCAGGCCACGGTGCTGCCAGTCCCTGTGCTGCCAGCCCACCTGCTGCTGCCCCAGCTGCCACATTTCTAGCTGCTGCCGCCCCAGCTGCTGTGTGTCCAGCTGCTCCAGGCCCAGCTGTTATAATCCCCAGTGCTGTCAATCCTCCTACTGCCGCCCTTTTGCTGCACTTCTA ACCTGCTGCAGCCCCAACTGCTGTCAGACCACCTGCTGCAGGGCCACGTGCTGTCGCCCCAGCTGCTGTGTGTCCAGCTGCTGCAGG CCCTCTTGCTGTGAATCCAGCTGCTGCCGCCCCTGCTGCTGCCTGCGTCCAGTCTGTGGCCGAGTCTCCTGCCACACCACTTGCTATCGCCCAACCTGTGTCATCTCCACCTGCCCCCGCCCCTTGTGCTGCGCATCCTCTTGCTGCTGA
- the LOC111537419 gene encoding keratin-associated protein 4-11-like isoform X1 codes for MVSFCCGSVCSEQSCGQGLCQTCCCPSCCQITCCRTTRYHPSCCVSRCCRPRCCQSLCCQPTCCCPSCHISSCCRPSCCVSSCSRPSCYNPQCCQSCCCVSSCCHPVCCQTTCCGPGCSQDLCQETCCSPNCCQTTCCRATCCRPSCCVSSCCRPSCCESSCCRPCCCLRPVCGRVSCHTTCYRPTCVISTCPRPLCCASSCC; via the exons ATGGTCAGCTTCTGTTGTGGTTCTGTCTGCTCTGAACAGAGCTGTGGCCAAGGCCTCTGCCAGACGTGCTGCTGCCCCAGCTGCTGCCAGATCACCTGCTGCAGAACGACCCGCTACCATCCCAGCTGCTGTGTGTCCAGGTGCTGCAGGCCACGGTGCTGCCAGTCCCTGTGCTGCCAGCCCACCTGCTGCTGCCCCAGCTGCCACATTTCTAGCTGCTGCCGCCCCAGCTGCTGTGTGTCCAGCTGCTCCAGGCCCAGCTGTTATAATCCCCAGTGCTGTCAATCCT GCTGTTGTGTGTCCAGCTGCTGTCATCCAGTCTGCTGCCAGACCACCTGCTGTGGCCCA GGCTGCAGCCAAGACCTCTGCCAGGAGACCTGCTGCAGCCCCAACTGCTGTCAGACCACCTGCTGCAGGGCCACGTGCTGTCGCCCCAGCTGCTGTGTGTCCAGCTGCTGCAGG CCCTCTTGCTGTGAATCCAGCTGCTGCCGCCCCTGCTGCTGCCTGCGTCCAGTCTGTGGCCGAGTCTCCTGCCACACCACTTGCTATCGCCCAACCTGTGTCATCTCCACCTGCCCCCGCCCCTTGTGCTGCGCATCCTCTTGCTGCTGA
- the LOC111537419 gene encoding keratin-associated protein 4-7-like isoform X2, which translates to MVSFCCGSVCSEQSCGQGLCQTCCCPSCCQITCCRTTRYHPSCCVSRCCRPRCCQSLCCQPTCCCPSCHISSCCRPSCCVSSCSRPSCCVSSCCHPVCCQTTCCGPVSCESSCSHSNLCLPDLCQETCCSPNCCQTTCCRATCCRPSCCVSSCCRPSCCESSCCRPCCCLRPVCGRVSCHTTCYRPTCVISTCPRPLCCASSCC; encoded by the exons ATGGTCAGCTTCTGTTGTGGTTCTGTCTGCTCTGAACAGAGCTGTGGCCAAGGCCTCTGCCAGACGTGCTGCTGCCCCAGCTGCTGCCAGATCACCTGCTGCAGAACGACCCGCTACCATCCCAGCTGCTGTGTGTCCAGGTGCTGCAGGCCACGGTGCTGCCAGTCCCTGTGCTGCCAGCCCACCTGCTGCTGCCCCAGCTGCCACATTTCTAGCTGCTGCCGCCCCAGCTGCTGTGTGTCCAGCTGCTCCAGGCCCA GCTGTTGTGTGTCCAGCTGCTGTCATCCAGTCTGCTGCCAGACCACCTGCTGTGGCCCAGTCTCCTGTGAATCCTCTTGCT ctcacagcaacctctgcctcccag ACCTCTGCCAGGAGACCTGCTGCAGCCCCAACTGCTGTCAGACCACCTGCTGCAGGGCCACGTGCTGTCGCCCCAGCTGCTGTGTGTCCAGCTGCTGCAGG CCCTCTTGCTGTGAATCCAGCTGCTGCCGCCCCTGCTGCTGCCTGCGTCCAGTCTGTGGCCGAGTCTCCTGCCACACCACTTGCTATCGCCCAACCTGTGTCATCTCCACCTGCCCCCGCCCCTTGTGCTGCGCATCCTCTTGCTGCTGA
- the LOC111537419 gene encoding keratin-associated protein 4-8-like isoform X3, translating to MVSFCCGSVCSEQSCGQGLCQTCCCPSCCQITCCRTTRYHPSCCVSRCCRPRCCQSLCCQPTCCCPSCHISSCCRPSCCVSSCSRPSCYNPHCCHPVCCQTTCCGPGCSQDLCQETCCSPNCCQTTCCRATCCRPSCCVSSCCRPSCCESSCCRPCCCLRPVCGRVSCHTTCYRPTCVISTCPRPLCCASSCC from the exons ATGGTCAGCTTCTGTTGTGGTTCTGTCTGCTCTGAACAGAGCTGTGGCCAAGGCCTCTGCCAGACGTGCTGCTGCCCCAGCTGCTGCCAGATCACCTGCTGCAGAACGACCCGCTACCATCCCAGCTGCTGTGTGTCCAGGTGCTGCAGGCCACGGTGCTGCCAGTCCCTGTGCTGCCAGCCCACCTGCTGCTGCCCCAGCTGCCACATTTCTAGCTGCTGCCGCCCCAGCTGCTGTGTGTCCAGCTGCTCCAGGCCCAGCTGTTATAATCCCCA CTGCTGTCATCCAGTCTGCTGCCAGACCACCTGCTGTGGCCCA GGCTGCAGCCAAGACCTCTGCCAGGAGACCTGCTGCAGCCCCAACTGCTGTCAGACCACCTGCTGCAGGGCCACGTGCTGTCGCCCCAGCTGCTGTGTGTCCAGCTGCTGCAGG CCCTCTTGCTGTGAATCCAGCTGCTGCCGCCCCTGCTGCTGCCTGCGTCCAGTCTGTGGCCGAGTCTCCTGCCACACCACTTGCTATCGCCCAACCTGTGTCATCTCCACCTGCCCCCGCCCCTTGTGCTGCGCATCCTCTTGCTGCTGA
- the LOC116418401 gene encoding keratin-associated protein 4-8-like: MVNSCCGSVCSDQGCGQDLCQESCCSPSCCQTTCCRTTCCRPSCCVSSCCRPQCCQSVCCQPTCCRPSCCISSCCRPSCCESSCCRPCCCLRPVCGRVSCHTTCYRPTCVISTCPRPLCCASSCC; this comes from the coding sequence ATGGTCAACTCCTGTTGTGGCTCCGTGTGCTCTGACCAGGGCTGCGGCCAAGACCTCTGCCAGGAGTCCTGCTGCAGCCCCAGCTGCTGTCAGACCACCTGCTGCAGGACCACGTGCTGTCGCCCCAGCTGCTGTGTGTCCAGCTGCTGCAGGCCCCAGTGCTGCCAGTCTGTGTGCTGCCAGCCCACCTGCTGCCGCCCCAGCTGCTGCATCTCCAGCTGCTGCCGTCCCTCTTGCTGTGAATCCAGCTGCTGCCGCCCCTGCTGCTGCCTGCGTCCAGTCTGTGGCCGAGTCTCCTGCCACACCACTTGCTATCGCCCAACCTGTGTCATCTCTACCTGCCCCCGCCCCTTGTGCTGCGCCTCCTCTTGCTGCTGA